From Geovibrio ferrireducens, one genomic window encodes:
- a CDS encoding SulP family inorganic anion transporter, whose amino-acid sequence MDSTSLKPSLLTELKKGYGAETLRRDFFSGLTVGIVAIPLAMAFAIASGTTPDKGLFTAVIAGFFISLLGGSRYQIGGPTGAFVIIIYAVIEKHGYDGLILATIIAGVLLIILGLIRVGSYIKFIPYPVTTGFTAGIALVIFSTQVKDFFGLSIEKLPPEFHEKWMEYFINFNTFSPAATAVGIATVAIIVSVRRFAPKIPAHVAAIFTLTAAAWIFGIPAETVGDRFGTLPSGFPMPQLPAWSLEKVRAVFPDAITIALLAGIESLLSAVVADGMTGSRHRSNTELVAQGTANIMSAFFGGMPATGAIARTATNIKTGARTPVSGLIHALTVLIFILFLSGVAERIPLAALSGVLFVVAWDMSELKSFRRLLNAPKSDSGVLVLTFLLTVLVDLTVAVQVGVVLAALLFMKRMSDVTHVDYLTGEDAAENKNDPDRISLYNVPKGVEIYEIDGPFFFGVADRLAGMLTYLQKSPKVFILRMRKVPAIDATGIHALEEFHHKCMNHNVPLVLSGVQEQPHKALRKFGFLNEIGEENVTDHISKALIRAEAIINKE is encoded by the coding sequence ATGGACAGTACATCACTCAAACCCAGTCTGCTCACCGAACTTAAGAAAGGTTACGGCGCAGAGACACTGAGACGGGATTTCTTCTCCGGTCTCACTGTAGGCATCGTTGCGATCCCCCTTGCCATGGCGTTTGCAATCGCCAGCGGAACCACGCCCGATAAAGGGCTTTTTACCGCAGTTATCGCAGGTTTTTTCATCTCGCTTCTGGGCGGCAGCCGCTATCAGATAGGCGGCCCCACCGGAGCGTTTGTCATTATTATTTATGCCGTGATAGAGAAGCACGGCTACGACGGGCTGATACTCGCCACTATAATAGCGGGAGTACTCCTTATTATATTGGGGCTTATCAGGGTGGGGTCATACATCAAGTTTATCCCTTACCCGGTCACAACAGGCTTCACCGCTGGCATAGCGCTGGTGATTTTCTCCACTCAGGTCAAGGACTTCTTCGGACTCTCCATTGAAAAACTGCCGCCTGAGTTCCATGAAAAATGGATGGAATACTTCATCAATTTCAACACATTCAGCCCAGCGGCAACGGCAGTGGGCATTGCGACAGTGGCAATCATTGTTTCTGTCCGCAGGTTTGCGCCGAAAATTCCCGCCCATGTGGCTGCAATTTTCACACTCACCGCCGCAGCATGGATATTCGGCATTCCCGCCGAAACCGTAGGCGACCGCTTCGGCACACTCCCCTCCGGCTTCCCTATGCCGCAGCTGCCCGCATGGAGCCTTGAAAAAGTCCGTGCTGTGTTCCCCGATGCCATAACCATAGCTCTTCTGGCAGGGATTGAGTCACTCCTTTCCGCAGTGGTTGCAGACGGTATGACAGGGAGCAGACACAGGTCAAACACTGAGCTTGTGGCGCAGGGAACCGCGAACATAATGTCCGCATTCTTCGGCGGAATGCCCGCCACAGGCGCAATAGCCAGAACTGCCACAAACATTAAAACAGGGGCGAGAACTCCTGTTTCCGGTTTAATCCACGCTCTTACAGTGCTTATTTTTATCCTGTTCCTCTCCGGCGTTGCGGAAAGAATCCCCCTTGCCGCTCTCTCCGGCGTTCTCTTTGTTGTGGCGTGGGATATGAGCGAGCTTAAGAGCTTCCGCAGGCTGCTCAACGCGCCGAAAAGCGACAGCGGCGTGCTTGTGCTGACATTTCTTCTCACTGTTCTGGTGGATCTCACCGTTGCCGTGCAGGTCGGCGTTGTTCTGGCTGCTCTCCTTTTTATGAAGCGCATGAGCGACGTAACCCATGTTGACTATCTCACCGGAGAAGATGCGGCAGAGAATAAAAACGATCCGGACAGAATATCTCTCTACAATGTTCCCAAAGGTGTTGAGATATACGAAATAGACGGCCCCTTCTTTTTCGGTGTGGCAGACAGGCTGGCGGGGATGCTCACATATCTCCAGAAATCGCCCAAGGTATTTATATTGAGGATGCGCAAGGTTCCGGCAATTGATGCCACAGGAATACATGCCCTTGAGGAGTTTCATCACAAGTGTATGAATCACAATGTGCCCCTCGTGCTTTCCGGTGTTCAGGAGCAGCCTCACAAGGCTCTGAGAAAGTTCGGCTTTCTGAATGAAATAGGCGAGGAGAATGTCACAGACCATATCTCCAAGGCGCTCATCAGGGCTGAGGCGATCATAAATAAAGAGTAA
- the ffh gene encoding signal recognition particle protein, translating to MFNTLNEKLNAVFKGMRKQIRISEENIQEALKQVRIALLEADVNFKVVKRFIENVREKALGEKVLKSLTPDQVFIKIVHDELVNVLGGDDPAAKINLNSKPPTIIMMAGLQGAGKTTTSGKLARFFMKSGKSVLLVAADVYRPAAIDQLEVLGRQIKADVYTDRSTKDVVKIASDALVYAKKTAKDLMIIDTAGRLHIDETLMDELVRTKDAVNPDEILFVADAMTGQDAVTVAKTFNDKLDATGIILTKMDGDARGGAALSIKEVTGKPLKFIAIGEKLEDFEQFYPDRMASRILGMGDVISLVERAQDAIDPDEADDLANKIQKKGMDFEDMLKQFKMIKRMGSLESIMRLIPGLSAAGPMNVDEKQIKRIEAIIQSMTPLERKNAKILNSSRKKRIARGSGSSVNEINKLCTQLEQMNKMMKRMKQKLGSGKDLSKMNMKDIFKNM from the coding sequence ATGTTCAACACTTTGAATGAAAAACTCAACGCGGTATTCAAGGGTATGCGCAAGCAGATCCGTATATCTGAGGAGAACATACAGGAAGCTCTGAAGCAGGTGCGTATCGCTCTTCTGGAAGCTGATGTTAACTTCAAGGTTGTTAAGAGATTCATAGAAAATGTCCGCGAAAAAGCCCTCGGTGAAAAGGTTCTGAAAAGCCTCACCCCCGATCAGGTTTTCATAAAGATAGTCCACGACGAGCTGGTTAATGTTCTGGGCGGCGATGACCCTGCCGCTAAAATAAACCTTAACTCTAAACCGCCCACAATAATAATGATGGCAGGTTTGCAGGGTGCGGGTAAAACAACAACCTCCGGCAAGCTGGCACGTTTCTTTATGAAAAGCGGCAAGTCGGTTCTTCTTGTTGCGGCGGATGTTTACAGACCCGCAGCCATAGACCAGCTTGAAGTTCTGGGCAGGCAGATCAAGGCTGATGTTTATACTGACAGAAGCACTAAGGACGTGGTGAAGATAGCTTCGGACGCCCTAGTATACGCAAAAAAGACAGCAAAAGATCTTATGATCATAGACACCGCAGGCCGTCTTCATATTGATGAAACACTCATGGACGAGCTTGTGAGAACAAAAGACGCAGTTAATCCGGACGAAATCCTTTTCGTCGCTGATGCCATGACCGGTCAGGACGCTGTGACAGTTGCCAAGACATTCAACGACAAACTTGATGCGACAGGCATAATCCTTACCAAAATGGACGGTGACGCAAGAGGCGGCGCTGCACTCTCTATCAAGGAAGTTACGGGCAAGCCCCTTAAATTCATAGCCATAGGCGAAAAGCTGGAAGACTTTGAACAGTTCTATCCGGACAGAATGGCATCCAGAATACTCGGCATGGGCGATGTTATCTCCCTTGTTGAAAGAGCTCAGGACGCCATAGACCCTGATGAGGCGGATGATCTCGCAAACAAGATCCAGAAGAAAGGTATGGATTTTGAAGATATGCTGAAGCAGTTTAAGATGATAAAACGTATGGGCTCCCTCGAAAGCATTATGCGGCTCATACCCGGACTCTCGGCTGCGGGTCCGATGAATGTGGACGAAAAACAGATTAAGCGTATCGAAGCCATCATCCAGTCTATGACACCACTGGAACGCAAAAATGCAAAAATCCTCAACTCCAGCAGGAAAAAGCGTATTGCAAGGGGAAGCGGTTCATCTGTCAACGAAATCAACAAACTCTGCACTCAGCTTGAGCAGATGAATAAAATGATGAAGCGCATGAAGCAAAAATTAGGCTCCGGCAAAGACCTGAGCAAAATGAATATGAAAGATATTTTTAAAAATATGTAA
- the rpsP gene encoding 30S ribosomal protein S16 gives MATKIRLMRMGRKKRPFYRIVVADSRERRDGNFIEILGYYNPITEPAEVKIDEEKAIKWLKVGAVPTDTAKNLLSKEGIIKKFHETGA, from the coding sequence GTGGCAACAAAGATCAGACTCATGAGAATGGGTCGCAAAAAAAGACCTTTCTACAGAATAGTAGTGGCAGACAGCAGAGAAAGAAGAGACGGAAACTTCATCGAAATTCTTGGGTACTACAACCCTATCACAGAACCCGCAGAAGTGAAAATTGATGAAGAAAAAGCCATAAAATGGCTTAAAGTCGGCGCAGTGCCCACTGACACAGCTAAAAATCTTCTTTCAAAAGAAGGCATTATAAAAAAATTCCACGAAACCGGTGCCTGA
- a CDS encoding KH domain-containing protein yields MKELVEFIVKSLVDKPDAVRIEEVEGEKASIIELRVDNGDLGKVIGKQGRTAKAIRTILNASGVKAGKKVVLEILED; encoded by the coding sequence GTGAAGGAACTCGTAGAATTCATCGTCAAATCGCTCGTGGACAAACCGGACGCCGTCAGAATCGAAGAAGTTGAAGGGGAAAAAGCTTCTATCATTGAACTTCGCGTGGATAACGGCGACCTCGGCAAGGTAATCGGAAAGCAGGGCAGAACCGCAAAAGCCATAAGAACAATCCTTAACGCCTCCGGTGTTAAGGCGGGCAAAAAAGTGGTTCTTGAAATCCTCGAAGATTAA
- the rimM gene encoding ribosome maturation factor RimM (Essential for efficient processing of 16S rRNA), producing MNFVRVGFITGSHGLDGTVKIAPNTDNPQVYADMEYLMTAKNGAIKGSYEIEYLQEHGNAILVQLKNIDTKEKANALKGLEVVIPEDVLPEEDEGSIYWHKIENAEVVDENGNYIGRLTDYLETGSNDVFIITEGEKSWMISNNEHHVLKIDTANRRITVDRAGLVSEEI from the coding sequence ATGAATTTTGTAAGAGTCGGGTTTATAACCGGTTCGCATGGACTGGACGGAACAGTTAAGATAGCGCCCAACACAGACAACCCGCAGGTTTACGCGGATATGGAATATCTTATGACCGCAAAAAACGGAGCCATAAAAGGCTCATACGAAATAGAATATCTGCAGGAGCACGGCAACGCCATACTCGTGCAGCTCAAAAATATCGATACAAAGGAAAAGGCTAATGCTCTCAAAGGGCTGGAGGTCGTAATTCCTGAGGATGTTCTGCCTGAGGAGGACGAGGGCAGCATCTACTGGCATAAAATCGAAAACGCCGAAGTGGTTGACGAAAACGGAAACTACATAGGCAGACTCACAGATTATCTTGAAACAGGCAGCAATGATGTTTTCATTATCACCGAAGGTGAGAAAAGCTGGATGATCTCCAACAACGAACATCACGTGCTTAAGATAGACACGGCAAACAGACGGATCACCGTCGACAGAGCAGGACTTGTAAGTGAAGAGATATAA
- the trmD gene encoding tRNA (guanosine(37)-N1)-methyltransferase TrmD, with protein MKRYNILTIFPKMFESALAFGVVSKAADKGILEINPVDIRECAYDKHRSTDDCQYGGGHGLVMKAEPVVESVRAVKAKDPSTRVIMLDPRGRTFDQKEAERLLEYDSLTFICGRYEGVDERIYDLVADESLSLGDFILTGGELAAITIIDAVARLIPGVLGDENSPVEDSYSTGLLEYPHYTRPAEYEGLSVPEVLMNGNHAEIDRWRREQSLKLTFDRRPELLRKAPLNDHDRAFLRKLTLDKIKSRRLYVALLHYPMKDKEKDVVATSITNMDLHDISRSCTTYGVRKYFVVTPLSAQREIASRVIDHWLEGYGATYNANRKQAFMGTALKESLMEVLEEIERAEGQRPRIVATTARTDRANISYPQLAQASLDEPCLLMFGTGWGFTEDVFRLADNILQPIDGTGEFNHLSVRSAVAIILDRLNRNSGGLL; from the coding sequence GTGAAGAGATATAACATCCTCACAATCTTCCCGAAAATGTTTGAATCCGCCCTCGCTTTCGGAGTTGTCTCCAAGGCGGCGGACAAAGGGATTCTTGAAATAAACCCCGTTGACATAAGAGAATGCGCATACGATAAGCACCGCTCCACTGACGACTGTCAGTACGGAGGCGGTCACGGCCTTGTTATGAAGGCTGAGCCTGTTGTGGAGTCTGTCAGGGCGGTTAAGGCGAAAGACCCTTCCACACGGGTTATAATGCTTGATCCCAGAGGCAGAACCTTCGATCAGAAAGAGGCCGAAAGGCTCCTTGAATATGATAGCCTAACATTCATCTGCGGCAGATACGAAGGTGTGGATGAAAGGATATATGATCTTGTTGCGGATGAATCACTCTCTCTGGGTGACTTCATTCTCACCGGAGGCGAACTTGCCGCCATCACAATAATTGATGCTGTGGCAAGACTTATCCCCGGTGTGCTTGGGGATGAGAACTCACCTGTTGAGGACTCCTACTCCACAGGGCTGCTGGAATATCCGCACTATACAAGACCCGCAGAATACGAAGGACTTAGCGTGCCGGAAGTTTTAATGAACGGCAACCACGCAGAGATAGACCGCTGGAGAAGGGAGCAGTCGCTTAAGCTCACCTTTGACAGAAGACCGGAACTTCTGCGCAAAGCCCCGCTGAATGATCATGACAGAGCATTTTTACGCAAACTAACACTTGACAAAATAAAATCCAGAAGGTTATATGTAGCTCTTCTTCATTATCCGATGAAAGATAAGGAGAAGGATGTCGTTGCCACTTCCATAACAAATATGGATCTGCATGACATCTCCAGAAGCTGCACCACCTACGGTGTCAGAAAATACTTTGTAGTCACCCCCCTCTCAGCCCAGCGTGAAATCGCATCCAGGGTCATAGACCACTGGCTGGAAGGCTACGGCGCGACTTACAACGCAAACCGGAAACAGGCGTTCATGGGCACAGCCCTGAAAGAAAGCCTTATGGAAGTTTTAGAAGAAATCGAACGCGCGGAGGGTCAGCGACCCCGCATCGTAGCCACTACCGCGCGCACCGATAGAGCCAATATAAGCTATCCGCAGTTGGCGCAAGCCTCCCTTGATGAACCATGCCTTCTCATGTTCGGAACGGGTTGGGGCTTTACGGAAGATGTTTTTCGTCTCGCTGACAACATCCTCCAGCCGATTGACGGTACAGGTGAGTTTAATCACCTTTCCGTGCGGAGCGCTGTGGCAATTATACTGGACAGATTGAACAGGAACTCAGGAGGTCTGTTGTGA
- the rplS gene encoding 50S ribosomal protein L19 encodes MKNKLIASIEAEQIKKELPSFRPGDTVKVNFRIVEGNKERVQPYEGLVIRIHRNGASSTFTVRKMVGDIGVERIFPFYSPRIESVEVTRTGKVRQARLYYMRNLKGKAARIKERRKGF; translated from the coding sequence GTGAAGAACAAACTGATCGCGTCAATCGAAGCTGAACAGATTAAAAAGGAACTCCCTTCGTTCCGCCCCGGCGATACTGTTAAGGTAAACTTCAGAATCGTGGAAGGCAACAAGGAACGTGTTCAGCCTTACGAAGGACTTGTAATAAGAATTCACAGAAACGGCGCTTCATCCACTTTCACAGTCAGAAAGATGGTAGGCGACATCGGCGTGGAAAGGATTTTCCCCTTCTACTCACCCAGAATCGAAAGCGTTGAGGTTACCCGCACAGGTAAAGTAAGACAGGCTCGTCTGTACTACATGAGAAACCTCAAAGGCAAAGCTGCGAGAATCAAAGAACGCAGGAAAGGCTTCTAA
- the rplM gene encoding 50S ribosomal protein L13, whose protein sequence is MKSYWAKPDDLEKKWFLVNADGLVLGRLASNIAMILMGKNKPQYTPTIDTGDFVVVVNAEKFAVTGNKMVDKKYYRHSGYIGGLKERRLEEMLDKKPEEVIRLAVKRMLPKTKLGSAMLKKLKIYSGEAHPHEAQTPEKLEL, encoded by the coding sequence ATGAAGAGCTATTGGGCAAAACCTGATGACCTCGAAAAAAAATGGTTCCTTGTAAATGCTGACGGACTCGTTCTCGGCAGACTCGCAAGCAATATAGCCATGATCCTTATGGGGAAAAACAAACCCCAGTACACTCCCACTATTGACACGGGAGACTTTGTTGTTGTTGTAAACGCCGAAAAATTCGCTGTTACAGGCAACAAAATGGTCGACAAAAAATACTACAGACACTCAGGCTACATCGGCGGTCTTAAAGAAAGAAGACTCGAAGAAATGCTTGATAAAAAACCTGAAGAAGTTATCAGACTTGCCGTTAAACGTATGCTTCCTAAAACAAAACTTGGCAGCGCCATGCTTAAGAAGCTTAAAATTTACAGCGGCGAAGCTCACCCCCATGAGGCTCAAACGCCTGAAAAATTAGAGCTTTAG
- the rpsI gene encoding 30S ribosomal protein S9: protein MAGYNYGTGRRKTSIARVFIKPGNGTVTINGKEPAAYFQRDSLIQISLQPLAKLNVEKKFDVLVTVKGGGKGGQAGAIRHGLARALTEFDGEFRAPLKKEGFLTRDARAVERKKPGLPKARKSPQFSKR, encoded by the coding sequence ATGGCTGGATACAACTACGGAACCGGTAGAAGAAAAACCTCTATTGCAAGAGTTTTCATAAAACCCGGAAATGGCACTGTTACTATCAACGGAAAAGAGCCTGCGGCTTACTTCCAGAGGGATTCACTGATTCAGATCAGCCTTCAGCCCCTTGCAAAACTTAATGTTGAAAAGAAATTCGATGTTCTTGTTACTGTAAAAGGCGGCGGCAAAGGCGGTCAGGCCGGAGCGATCAGACACGGACTCGCAAGAGCCCTTACTGAGTTCGATGGTGAATTCAGAGCTCCCCTCAAAAAAGAAGGCTTCCTCACAAGGGATGCAAGAGCTGTGGAAAGAAAGAAACCCGGCCTTCCCAAAGCAAGGAAAAGCCCTCAGTTCTCCAAACGTTAA
- a CDS encoding chemotaxis protein CheW, with amino-acid sequence MSNLKPVNPAGLDEEFDSLEEGEIVQLVGLKLGDEEYAIDVLKIQEIIRTVEITSVPRTDSFVLGVMNLRGKVIPVVDLRVRFNLDKMDFDKETRIIVVRFESEHIGFVVDEVTEVIRISKNMVDPTPPLVGSIGQEYILGICKYDDRLIILLDIDTVIVEGKAAVESDLRRRFMGQAAIEAKPMINYDDVAETVENEIEDDEDSESEDISASDESSAGDDLDNIDELIARELAKREQETDELNKKKVTPEFHEAEGDADVEDILKDALSQSDHVINGDEGHVVQDELDALIAMELAKREKETEELNRQKKEQEKKNEKLEDEEFNVSSFFADQAAETVDTEFEAADEPAEEELFGPSMEELLTAQSTTVALDDPEAILTEDIDDILREAESFDVQAEPEPEVSYEPETVTLKAEPEPVQTPSRGKGLFIEADSLEELKDLSRKIINGDAIDLGIDIKGEIGELLRLILDTKTKVDEVDPTIIMSKDSMPVVVQSLVQVNEKTEEATMNLMEAADKMTAFYSQFLSDIEDYEDLVYKKDAKSLLKKIDRIESDIELAESLGFGILHALEFQDITEQKLRKVIKSVEEVGARIGAILGIIKAKKDETGESISGASQDDIDMLLAEFGLN; translated from the coding sequence ATGAGCAATCTTAAGCCGGTAAATCCAGCGGGATTGGATGAAGAGTTTGATTCACTTGAAGAAGGAGAAATAGTCCAGCTTGTCGGACTCAAACTCGGAGACGAAGAATATGCCATAGATGTTCTCAAAATTCAGGAGATCATCCGCACTGTTGAGATCACATCCGTTCCGCGGACGGATTCCTTTGTACTCGGAGTTATGAATCTCAGGGGCAAGGTTATTCCCGTTGTGGATCTCAGGGTGAGGTTCAATCTCGATAAAATGGATTTTGACAAGGAAACGAGAATTATCGTTGTCCGCTTTGAGAGCGAGCACATAGGCTTCGTTGTGGATGAGGTTACGGAAGTTATCCGCATCAGCAAAAACATGGTAGACCCCACACCCCCGCTTGTCGGTTCCATAGGTCAGGAGTACATCCTGGGAATCTGCAAGTACGATGACAGACTCATAATCCTCCTTGATATAGACACAGTTATAGTTGAGGGCAAAGCCGCAGTTGAGAGTGACCTGAGAAGACGCTTCATGGGTCAGGCTGCTATTGAGGCTAAACCCATGATAAACTATGACGATGTGGCCGAAACGGTTGAGAATGAGATAGAAGATGATGAAGACTCTGAATCAGAGGATATTTCAGCCTCCGATGAATCCTCTGCCGGTGATGATCTTGACAATATTGACGAGCTCATCGCAAGGGAACTTGCTAAAAGAGAACAGGAAACGGATGAACTCAACAAAAAAAAGGTGACGCCCGAATTCCATGAAGCTGAGGGGGATGCGGACGTAGAAGATATACTTAAAGATGCACTCAGCCAGAGCGACCATGTGATCAACGGTGACGAAGGTCATGTGGTGCAGGACGAGCTTGACGCTCTCATAGCGATGGAACTCGCTAAGAGAGAAAAAGAAACAGAAGAACTCAACAGACAGAAGAAAGAGCAGGAAAAAAAAAATGAAAAATTAGAGGATGAGGAGTTCAATGTCTCCTCATTCTTCGCTGATCAGGCGGCTGAAACCGTAGATACGGAGTTTGAAGCCGCAGATGAGCCTGCTGAAGAAGAACTTTTCGGACCTTCAATGGAGGAGCTCCTCACCGCTCAGAGCACCACAGTTGCTCTTGATGATCCCGAAGCCATCCTGACAGAAGATATAGACGATATTCTCCGCGAGGCGGAATCCTTCGATGTGCAGGCAGAACCTGAGCCTGAGGTATCATATGAACCTGAAACAGTTACTCTCAAAGCGGAACCTGAGCCTGTGCAGACCCCTTCCAGGGGGAAGGGGCTGTTCATTGAGGCTGATTCCCTTGAAGAACTGAAAGATCTCTCCCGCAAAATAATCAATGGTGATGCGATTGATCTCGGTATTGACATCAAAGGCGAGATCGGCGAACTTCTCAGATTAATTCTTGATACCAAAACAAAAGTGGATGAAGTCGACCCGACAATCATAATGTCTAAAGACAGCATGCCCGTTGTTGTACAGTCCCTTGTGCAGGTAAATGAGAAGACAGAGGAAGCTACCATGAACCTTATGGAAGCTGCCGATAAAATGACCGCTTTCTACTCTCAGTTCCTCAGTGACATAGAAGATTATGAAGATCTTGTTTATAAAAAGGATGCGAAAAGCCTGCTGAAAAAGATAGACAGAATTGAGTCCGATATAGAACTGGCTGAAAGCCTTGGCTTCGGAATACTCCACGCCCTTGAGTTTCAGGATATAACTGAGCAGAAATTAAGAAAGGTCATAAAGTCTGTGGAAGAAGTCGGAGCGCGTATCGGCGCTATTCTTGGCATTATCAAAGCCAAAAAAGATGAAACAGGGGAAAGCATAAGCGGGGCCTCGCAGGACGATATAGACATGCTGCTGGCTGAGTTCGGACTCAACTGA
- a CDS encoding P-loop NTPase: protein MAEIISVASGKGGVGKSFFSANVAMSLTAAGKKVLLVDADLGGANLHDFVGLKLPGTGLYNFLKESFRIGDIIQKSPAGVDFIGGTGDVLGMAHITNYEKLKILNRLKTLDYEYVVMDLGAGTSYNMIDFFNSADKKVMIMNSEPTSLENSYGFLKIALYRKVEQLLRKDYRFADICKKIRSKSMNFPSLASIREAVREIDPAYVAKTEEVASSYRVGIILNMLKTKKELNVFYGFETVAKKYLSIDIEKIGFIPYDVKVSESIKLLKPFYTSLVSRELNSCIDDVRQQLVSKL, encoded by the coding sequence ATGGCCGAGATAATTTCCGTTGCCAGCGGTAAAGGCGGGGTAGGTAAGAGTTTTTTTTCCGCGAATGTGGCTATGTCCCTCACTGCTGCGGGGAAAAAGGTTCTTCTTGTTGATGCGGATTTAGGCGGTGCAAATCTTCATGATTTTGTAGGGCTTAAGCTTCCGGGCACAGGGCTGTACAATTTTCTCAAGGAAAGCTTCCGCATTGGTGACATAATACAGAAGAGCCCTGCCGGAGTTGATTTTATCGGCGGCACAGGCGATGTGCTCGGTATGGCTCATATAACCAACTATGAGAAGCTGAAAATACTCAACAGACTCAAAACCCTTGATTACGAATATGTTGTTATGGATCTTGGCGCAGGAACAAGCTATAACATGATAGATTTTTTCAACTCTGCCGATAAAAAAGTCATGATAATGAACAGCGAGCCCACCTCTCTGGAAAACTCGTACGGCTTTCTTAAGATAGCTCTGTACAGGAAGGTCGAGCAGCTTTTGAGAAAAGATTACCGGTTCGCCGATATATGCAAAAAAATACGCAGCAAGAGTATGAACTTCCCCAGCCTCGCATCCATAAGGGAAGCAGTAAGGGAGATTGACCCTGCATATGTTGCAAAAACAGAAGAAGTGGCCTCCTCATACAGGGTCGGCATCATTCTGAATATGCTGAAAACCAAAAAAGAGCTTAATGTTTTTTATGGTTTTGAAACAGTTGCGAAAAAATACCTCAGCATAGATATTGAAAAAATAGGGTTCATACCTTATGATGTTAAAGTAAGCGAGAGCATTAAGCTCTTAAAACCTTTCTACACAAGCCTCGTCAGCAGGGAACTTAATTCCTGCATTGATGACGTAAGACAGCAGCTCGTTTCAAAGCTGTAA
- a CDS encoding DUF2062 domain-containing protein encodes MIRKKFRKLFQLDCSPQVLAISSAVGVFIGFSPYVGFHTALAIGISFIFSLPMYPLLLGAYITNPLTIVFVYALCYRFGKWVLRDDTPIDIDWANISLAEIFEAARSILLPFFVGTHLVGLIFAVITYFVIYYIAVKYRENT; translated from the coding sequence ATGATTCGCAAGAAGTTCAGGAAGCTGTTTCAGCTTGACTGTTCCCCTCAGGTTCTTGCCATCTCATCAGCAGTGGGGGTTTTCATAGGTTTTTCCCCATACGTGGGGTTCCACACTGCGCTGGCCATAGGCATATCCTTTATATTCAGCCTGCCGATGTACCCTCTGCTTCTGGGTGCTTATATCACCAACCCTCTGACCATTGTTTTTGTATACGCACTCTGTTATAGGTTCGGCAAATGGGTTCTGCGCGATGATACCCCTATAGATATTGACTGGGCAAACATTTCACTGGCGGAAATTTTCGAGGCGGCAAGGTCAATACTGCTCCCTTTTTTCGTGGGGACTCATCTGGTAGGATTAATATTTGCTGTTATAACATATTTTGTGATATATTACATTGCTGTGAAATACAGAGAAAACACCTGA
- a CDS encoding LexA family transcriptional regulator, translating into MCRKNKEIGKRIKQLRTFLGLTQREFAERIYSSYRSVQNWESGDRFISESNLRLLMDEYGVSADWIYHGTGEMFQPLFQKSEYDIFLPAAEIIKTPFTLNNPDRYAHIVVCDAMHPVISEGDIALWIKDSGKLRNGSYVLFIGAEGRPFIRKYLLKDGEGLLVPENNAYETISVGEPDIRHVGTVTEIFSKKSLLPQKI; encoded by the coding sequence ATGTGTCGAAAAAACAAGGAAATCGGAAAAAGAATTAAGCAGCTAAGGACTTTTCTGGGACTCACCCAGAGGGAGTTCGCCGAGAGAATTTACTCATCTTACAGATCCGTCCAGAACTGGGAATCGGGCGACAGATTCATCAGTGAGAGCAATCTGCGCCTCCTTATGGATGAGTACGGCGTATCGGCGGACTGGATTTATCACGGTACGGGCGAAATGTTTCAGCCTCTCTTCCAGAAATCTGAGTATGACATTTTCCTCCCCGCAGCAGAAATCATTAAGACTCCGTTTACTCTGAACAATCCGGACAGATATGCCCATATAGTGGTCTGCGATGCTATGCACCCTGTAATATCGGAAGGGGATATCGCTTTATGGATCAAAGACAGCGGAAAACTCAGAAACGGAAGCTATGTTCTCTTTATAGGCGCTGAAGGGCGGCCGTTTATCCGCAAATATTTGCTGAAAGACGGAGAAGGTCTTCTTGTGCCTGAAAATAATGCCTATGAGACTATCAGTGTGGGTGAGCCCGATATAAGGCATGTGGGTACAGTTACAGAGATATTCAGTAAAAAGTCATTGCTGCCGCAGAAAATATAG